One window of the Archaeoglobus sulfaticallidus PM70-1 genome contains the following:
- a CDS encoding arginase family protein, with translation MKSFRRPPKEFFEVLTKLSKLKVVGADLVEICPSCDYSDMTSLLGAKIVRELIVGVFLNILELLTFLSISPQPHNSHFNKLYLARCNLENDEIPAFDSRRNG, from the coding sequence GTGAAGAGCTTCAGGAGACCACCAAAAGAATTTTTTGAGGTTTTGACGAAGCTTAGCAAGCTAAAGGTGGTTGGGGCCGATCTGGTGGAGATCTGTCCATCATGTGACTACAGTGATATGACCTCCTTGTTAGGGGCGAAGATAGTCAGGGAGCTGATTGTGGGTGTTTTTTTAAACATTCTTGAACTCTTAACATTCTTAAGCATTAGCCCCCAACCACACAACTCCCACTTCAACAAACTTTATTTAGCACGCTGCAATCTCGAGAATGATGAAATACCTGCTTTTGATTCCAGACGGAATGGCTGA
- a CDS encoding MBL fold metallo-hydrolase produces MFIELTKSIALYKVGLVDYYVVKGEEVVIFESDLSCSAERLLEELDVEPDYVIVSHGHFDHVGGVAILEVYLDVKIAAHPAVAELAGKEKVINSCGADDAELCRNYYKKEGVDELNVSVDLEVTERGQVGELEIMETPSHSKDCISVYPRRENAVFCE; encoded by the coding sequence ATGTTTATTGAGCTGACTAAGAGCATCGCTCTATACAAGGTTGGGCTGGTAGACTACTATGTGGTTAAGGGTGAAGAAGTTGTAATTTTTGAATCTGATTTAAGCTGTTCTGCGGAAAGACTCCTTGAAGAGCTTGATGTGGAACCTGACTATGTGATAGTATCTCACGGACACTTCGACCATGTTGGTGGAGTGGCAATCTTAGAAGTTTATCTAGATGTGAAAATCGCCGCTCATCCAGCAGTGGCTGAACTGGCAGGGAAAGAGAAGGTGATCAATTCCTGTGGGGCGGATGATGCAGAGCTTTGCAGAAACTACTACAAAAAGGAGGGCGTGGATGAGCTCAATGTCAGCGTAGATTTGGAGGTGACTGAAAGGGGTCAGGTTGGCGAGCTGGAGATAATGGAAACTCCGAGCCACTCAAAAGACTGCATATCAGTCTATCCGAGAAGGGAAAATGCTGTTTTTTGTGAATGA
- a CDS encoding MIP/aquaporin family protein: protein MTDLVRRSLAELVGTFILVFFGPGAAAITLMIASGAAKPNDFNIGIGVLGGLGDWLAIGLAFAFAITAAIYAVGKISGCHINPAVTIALWATKRFPTNEVLPYILAQLVGAALGSLAFAAVAGMDAVTIGGLGATAPFPGISYGQAMLAEIIGTFLLMFVIMGIAVDSRAPQQFAGLIIGLTVAGIIITIGNISGSSLNPARTFGPYLGDFLLGGINLWSFFPIYVIGPIVGAVLAAFLYDYLAKE, encoded by the coding sequence ATGACAGACTTAGTACGAAGGAGCTTGGCAGAGCTGGTCGGGACATTTATTTTAGTCTTCTTTGGTCCTGGGGCAGCAGCAATAACGCTGATGATTGCAAGTGGAGCGGCAAAGCCCAATGACTTCAACATAGGTATTGGAGTTCTCGGAGGGTTGGGAGACTGGCTTGCAATTGGTTTGGCCTTCGCATTTGCAATAACAGCGGCAATTTATGCCGTTGGGAAGATTTCAGGATGCCACATCAACCCTGCAGTAACAATTGCCCTGTGGGCAACCAAGAGGTTTCCAACCAACGAGGTTCTGCCCTATATTCTGGCACAGCTTGTGGGAGCAGCTTTAGGCAGCCTAGCTTTCGCTGCAGTTGCAGGAATGGATGCAGTTACAATTGGTGGGCTTGGAGCAACAGCACCGTTTCCAGGAATAAGCTATGGACAGGCGATGCTTGCAGAAATCATCGGAACTTTTCTGTTGATGTTTGTCATTATGGGTATAGCCGTAGATTCAAGGGCTCCGCAGCAGTTTGCAGGTCTGATAATCGGTCTGACTGTCGCAGGAATTATCATAACAATCGGCAACATCTCTGGTTCATCACTGAACCCTGCCAGAACCTTTGGCCCCTATCTTGGCGATTTTCTGCTTGGTGGCATAAATCTCTGGAGCTTCTTCCCGATTTACGTCATTGGCCCCATTGTTGGAGCAGTTCTTGCAGCTTTTCTATACGATTACCTTGCCAAGGAATAG
- the argB gene encoding acetylglutamate kinase, protein MQNVEVLVEALPYIKDFHDSRMVIKLGGHAMVNEAVMEKTIRDILLLYFVGIKPIVIHGGGPEISEKMEKFGLKPKFIDGLRVTDRETLEIVEMVLDGKINSKIVSTFIKHGGKAVGISAKDGLLVVARKKTVKKKVGDEEIELDLGFVGESEVINPDILEVLVNNKFIPVISPIAADKEGNVFNLNADVVAGHIAGAVKAKKLIMLTDVPGLLRDPNDRNSLISTIRVSELEEMLKENKIKGGMIPKVESVIYAVKNGVEKAHIIDGSREHSILIELFTKKGIGTMVIR, encoded by the coding sequence ATGCAAAATGTAGAGGTTCTGGTTGAAGCTCTTCCATACATCAAGGACTTTCACGATTCAAGAATGGTAATCAAGCTTGGCGGGCATGCAATGGTTAATGAGGCTGTTATGGAGAAAACGATCAGAGATATTCTGCTTCTTTACTTTGTTGGGATAAAGCCAATAGTCATCCATGGTGGCGGGCCAGAAATCTCGGAGAAGATGGAGAAATTCGGTCTGAAACCGAAGTTCATAGATGGGCTTAGAGTTACAGACAGGGAAACACTTGAGATCGTTGAAATGGTGCTCGATGGCAAGATTAACTCCAAGATAGTTTCCACCTTTATAAAGCATGGTGGAAAGGCTGTGGGTATCTCAGCCAAAGATGGTTTGCTCGTTGTAGCGAGAAAGAAGACTGTAAAGAAGAAGGTCGGTGATGAGGAGATAGAACTCGATCTTGGATTCGTTGGAGAGTCAGAGGTTATCAACCCGGATATCCTGGAGGTTCTCGTAAACAACAAGTTCATACCCGTCATATCACCCATAGCGGCAGATAAAGAGGGAAATGTCTTCAACCTGAACGCTGATGTCGTTGCCGGACATATAGCCGGAGCAGTGAAGGCTAAAAAGCTCATAATGCTCACAGATGTTCCTGGACTGCTCAGGGATCCAAATGACAGAAACTCTCTGATATCTACCATCAGGGTTTCCGAGTTGGAGGAGATGCTGAAAGAAAACAAGATAAAGGGTGGGATGATTCCGAAAGTCGAGTCCGTGATATATGCTGTGAAGAATGGCGTTGAGAAGGCACACATAATAGACGGATCTAGAGAGCACTCAATTCTAATCGAACTCTTCACGAAAAAAGGCATAGGAACGATGGTGATCAGGTGA
- a CDS encoding aldehyde ferredoxin oxidoreductase family protein has product MNIARINLSKGTITVSKIPSDLKPYIGGKGIATKLLFGILPKVDPFHPDNAIIFGIGPVNGIRLSGASRVTAVFKSPLTFGYGESQCGGYLAYEMKKAGIDFLYITGKARKPVYISVEDRNIEIKDASHLWGKDSYETEEILEKEEGGEILSIGQAGENLVRFACINHRKGRQFGRGGAGAVMGSKMLKAIVVKGSGEVEVADSDRLREFRKWMLENVVSKLEGMKRYGTLGIANLTNEAGVLPTKYWERGSFEELEKINAEAFDRYTEKSTACYGCAVSCGKIRKAGDVEVEGPEYETLYAFGPLCYNSDAESIFRANDLCDRYGMDTISAGNVVAFYMACSERGEVDERVDFGDSNAILELLKKIAFRQDIGDILAEGSKIASERMGVSVEAVHVKGLEPPGYDPRGLYSMALAYVTSHRGACHMRSCAYRPNLTGAVDRFSVDKQAELVKDLEDFYCVVDSFVFCRFLCLPVIGMYWQDIARLYEIVTGNSVSVEDLKKAGESIWNLTREFNLREGVVDENLPSTFFRPVKHYDRELVVRKEDFDRMVEKYRSLRGL; this is encoded by the coding sequence ATGAACATTGCCAGAATAAACCTGTCCAAGGGGACCATAACAGTATCTAAGATTCCATCTGATTTAAAACCGTACATCGGCGGAAAGGGAATCGCAACCAAACTCCTTTTCGGTATACTACCGAAAGTAGATCCGTTCCATCCTGATAACGCAATAATTTTTGGAATCGGCCCAGTGAACGGGATAAGGCTTTCAGGAGCATCAAGAGTAACGGCAGTCTTCAAATCCCCTCTGACGTTCGGTTATGGTGAATCACAGTGTGGTGGGTATCTGGCCTACGAGATGAAAAAGGCCGGGATTGACTTTCTCTATATCACTGGAAAAGCTAGAAAGCCCGTTTATATCTCTGTTGAGGATCGGAACATTGAGATTAAGGATGCAAGCCATCTGTGGGGGAAAGACAGCTACGAAACCGAGGAAATTCTTGAAAAGGAGGAAGGAGGAGAGATCCTCAGCATAGGACAGGCTGGTGAAAATCTTGTCAGATTCGCATGTATAAACCACAGGAAAGGGAGACAGTTTGGCAGAGGTGGGGCTGGAGCTGTAATGGGTTCAAAGATGCTGAAAGCAATAGTTGTCAAAGGGAGCGGAGAGGTTGAAGTGGCAGATTCAGACAGGCTGAGGGAGTTCAGGAAGTGGATGCTCGAGAATGTTGTCAGCAAGCTAGAGGGTATGAAGAGGTATGGTACACTAGGAATTGCGAATCTAACGAATGAAGCCGGAGTACTGCCCACTAAATACTGGGAAAGAGGGAGCTTTGAAGAACTGGAAAAAATAAACGCCGAGGCTTTTGATAGATATACCGAAAAAAGCACGGCATGCTATGGATGTGCTGTATCCTGCGGGAAAATAAGGAAAGCTGGTGATGTGGAGGTGGAAGGTCCGGAGTATGAGACCCTCTACGCTTTTGGACCTTTATGTTATAACAGCGATGCTGAATCAATTTTTAGAGCCAACGATCTCTGCGACAGATACGGCATGGACACGATAAGTGCTGGAAATGTCGTGGCGTTCTACATGGCCTGCAGTGAGAGAGGAGAGGTTGATGAAAGGGTTGATTTTGGAGATAGCAATGCTATTCTGGAGTTATTAAAAAAGATAGCCTTCAGACAGGATATAGGGGATATCCTTGCTGAAGGGTCAAAGATAGCATCTGAAAGGATGGGTGTGAGCGTTGAGGCTGTACATGTTAAGGGCCTGGAGCCTCCCGGCTATGACCCGCGAGGGCTATATAGTATGGCTCTGGCCTATGTAACCTCTCATAGGGGAGCGTGCCACATGAGGAGCTGTGCGTACAGGCCGAATTTAACCGGGGCGGTGGATAGATTTTCTGTCGATAAGCAAGCCGAACTCGTTAAGGATCTGGAAGATTTCTATTGCGTTGTTGACTCGTTTGTATTCTGCAGATTTCTTTGTTTGCCTGTTATTGGTATGTACTGGCAGGATATAGCGAGGCTTTACGAGATTGTCACAGGCAATAGCGTCTCGGTTGAGGATCTGAAAAAAGCTGGAGAGAGTATATGGAACCTGACAAGAGAGTTCAACCTGCGTGAAGGCGTTGTTGATGAGAATCTGCCTTCAACATTTTTCAGACCAGTAAAACACTATGATAGAGAGCTGGTTGTTAGAAAAGAGGATTTTGATAGGATGGTTGAAAAGTATAGGAGTTTGAGGGGGTTGTAG
- a CDS encoding glutamate synthase-related protein: protein MERVLRNSSYLNAMSTTSTRTRVRDVNPQSGMCPLCIRDCPSLCEIGLSAFRGREVLYPDPAYFGDSTASSLKDYGLDWSHFNILSRLVGVEGVDPDPDKMLFPNASVETSIGGVRVKVPIAMGAYGSTDIARKYWDGLAVGAALAGAILIVGENVCGVDPASEFSNGRVVRSPEMERRVKLFKEFWDGKYGDIAVQTNIEDQRIGVDEYVISKLEVNIVERKWGQGAKAIGGEIRINSLERALELKRRGYLIIPDPEDPDVQQAFKKGLFKTFERHSRVGSPIKTSVIEDVEKLREMGAKVVTIKTGAYRPADVAWTMKVASEAKVDYITFDGAGGGTGMSPVPMMNEMGVPTIYLESLILKAARILREHGKYVPDISMAGAFINETQIFKAIAMSNFGDGPLVRTITTGRSPLTAVMKASYFCELAEKGELPKEFVRRFGDKPEKFFILTDELRAEYGDAVGREIPWTAVALYTYLERIKDGLKQLLAGARKFKIDLISRDDLSALTPLASQVTGIPMVHEVDSDIFESILS from the coding sequence ATGGAGCGTGTGCTTAGGAACTCGTCATACCTGAACGCAATGTCAACCACTAGCACCAGAACGAGGGTTAGAGATGTAAACCCGCAGAGCGGTATGTGTCCGCTCTGCATAAGGGACTGTCCGTCCCTCTGCGAGATAGGCCTCTCAGCATTCAGAGGTAGAGAAGTACTGTACCCGGATCCAGCATATTTTGGGGATAGCACTGCATCGTCTCTGAAAGACTATGGCCTCGACTGGTCACACTTTAACATACTATCAAGGCTTGTAGGTGTTGAGGGTGTTGATCCGGACCCAGATAAAATGCTGTTTCCGAATGCTAGTGTTGAGACGAGCATTGGAGGTGTTAGAGTAAAGGTTCCAATAGCGATGGGAGCATATGGCTCCACAGACATTGCGAGAAAGTACTGGGATGGTTTAGCAGTTGGAGCTGCTCTGGCAGGAGCAATATTAATAGTTGGAGAGAATGTTTGTGGTGTTGATCCAGCATCAGAATTCTCAAACGGTAGGGTTGTTAGATCTCCAGAGATGGAAAGAAGGGTAAAGCTATTCAAAGAATTCTGGGATGGCAAATATGGTGACATAGCAGTCCAGACAAACATTGAGGATCAGAGAATCGGTGTTGATGAATATGTTATCTCGAAACTTGAAGTGAACATTGTTGAAAGAAAATGGGGTCAGGGTGCGAAAGCTATTGGCGGCGAGATAAGAATAAACTCACTGGAGAGGGCCTTAGAACTCAAAAGGAGGGGTTATCTGATAATACCCGATCCAGAAGACCCTGATGTTCAGCAGGCCTTCAAGAAGGGATTGTTTAAGACCTTTGAGAGGCACAGCAGGGTTGGCTCTCCAATAAAAACAAGTGTTATTGAGGATGTCGAAAAGTTGAGGGAAATGGGTGCAAAAGTTGTCACAATAAAAACCGGAGCTTACCGTCCCGCAGATGTCGCATGGACAATGAAGGTTGCTTCAGAAGCTAAAGTGGACTACATAACTTTCGACGGGGCAGGAGGGGGGACCGGGATGTCTCCAGTTCCAATGATGAACGAGATGGGAGTTCCAACAATCTATCTCGAGAGCCTTATTCTGAAAGCTGCAAGGATACTCAGAGAGCATGGCAAATATGTCCCGGATATAAGCATGGCGGGTGCGTTTATCAACGAGACACAGATTTTCAAGGCTATAGCAATGAGCAATTTCGGTGATGGGCCGTTAGTCAGGACAATAACCACAGGAAGATCCCCACTCACAGCAGTCATGAAAGCATCTTACTTCTGTGAACTGGCTGAAAAAGGAGAGCTTCCCAAGGAGTTCGTAAGAAGGTTTGGAGACAAACCCGAAAAGTTCTTCATTCTGACAGATGAATTAAGAGCGGAATATGGAGATGCGGTTGGCAGGGAGATCCCCTGGACAGCTGTAGCCCTATATACATATTTAGAAAGAATTAAAGATGGGCTAAAGCAACTGCTCGCTGGAGCGAGAAAATTCAAGATTGATCTGATAAGCAGAGATGATCTTTCTGCCTTAACGCCTCTAGCCTCGCAGGTGACCGGAATCCCAATGGTGCATGAGGTGGATTCAGACATATTCGAGAGCATTCTGAGTTAG
- a CDS encoding B12-binding domain-containing radical SAM protein: protein MRYEEPVFRPPSEAHSLIIQATIGCSHNACTFCGMYKGKRFRIRDIEEVKEDILMSKDYYGSVRRIFLADGNALAMPTEDLLEILNFAYTVYPELERVSAYAGPKDLLEKSDEELRLLYENGLKLLYLGVETGDDELLREIRKGVNADEMVEAGLKAVRNGITLSVTVLIGLGGKEGSYRHAKETAKVINRMKPHYTAALTLMLVPGTPLYKKAKMGLFHPLGKLETLQELRWLIEDINCKTVFRSNHASNYLPIRGDLPEDKEEILKLIDYSMKNPRILRPEFLRGL, encoded by the coding sequence ATGAGATATGAAGAACCAGTATTCAGACCACCGAGTGAGGCTCATAGCCTCATAATTCAGGCAACCATAGGCTGCTCGCATAATGCATGCACATTCTGCGGAATGTATAAGGGCAAAAGATTCAGGATAAGGGATATCGAAGAGGTAAAAGAGGATATTCTCATGTCCAAGGACTACTATGGCAGTGTCAGGAGGATATTTCTGGCTGATGGAAACGCTTTAGCCATGCCAACCGAAGACCTTTTGGAAATCCTTAATTTCGCCTATACGGTTTATCCGGAGCTTGAAAGAGTTAGCGCTTATGCGGGCCCCAAGGATTTGCTTGAGAAGAGCGATGAAGAGTTGAGACTGCTTTATGAAAACGGCCTTAAACTTCTGTACCTGGGTGTTGAAACGGGAGATGATGAACTTTTAAGGGAAATAAGGAAGGGTGTTAATGCGGATGAGATGGTCGAAGCTGGGCTGAAGGCTGTAAGAAATGGTATAACTCTATCTGTTACCGTTTTAATCGGGTTAGGGGGTAAGGAAGGCTCGTATCGGCACGCAAAGGAAACTGCGAAAGTGATAAACAGAATGAAGCCTCACTACACAGCAGCATTAACGCTGATGCTTGTTCCCGGGACACCCCTGTACAAAAAAGCAAAAATGGGACTGTTCCACCCTCTGGGGAAGCTCGAAACTCTTCAGGAACTCAGGTGGCTTATAGAGGATATAAACTGTAAAACGGTATTCAGGAGTAATCATGCATCCAACTATCTGCCGATAAGGGGGGATCTGCCAGAGGACAAGGAAGAAATCCTCAAGCTAATCGATTACTCGATGAAGAATCCAAGAATTCTCAGGCCAGAGTTTCTCAGAGGGCTGTAA
- a CDS encoding DUF2180 family protein — MKCYICKEQGKNTDAIYIVCGMGDSKNRVRHLS, encoded by the coding sequence ATGAAGTGCTACATTTGCAAGGAGCAGGGAAAAAACACTGATGCCATCTACATCGTTTGCGGCATGGGGGATTCCAAGAATCGTGTGCGTCATCTGTCATGA
- a CDS encoding sugar phosphate isomerase/epimerase family protein yields the protein MRLGAQPDVNHSLKKAFEFTSRQGFSHIEILMDHPWYHHEKLNYAEILELKGSYDLDVLIHASATATNFISISSQMRAASYRELEKTISFAYKTESELITFHIGWNPGLITAGGFVYKKEWYSEHNYRVLTGEMLKFLRKIDSSILALENTIEIDYAMRSAIEVLLEKTDLSLTFDIGHWNVKSSHQIFIENFDRVRNIHLHDNNGDYDSHLPLGKGNVRLDAIPLERYDGYMTLELRDEKAILKSKEYLEKLGYLLNTNRFSRSSPSTNP from the coding sequence GTGAGGCTCGGTGCACAGCCCGATGTCAACCACTCTCTGAAGAAAGCCTTCGAGTTCACAAGCAGGCAAGGATTCAGCCACATAGAGATCCTGATGGATCATCCGTGGTACCATCACGAAAAGCTAAACTACGCCGAAATTCTCGAACTCAAGGGTAGCTATGATCTGGATGTCCTAATTCATGCCTCTGCTACAGCAACGAATTTCATATCCATCAGCAGTCAGATGAGGGCTGCGAGCTATAGAGAGCTTGAGAAAACAATCAGCTTCGCATACAAAACCGAATCGGAACTCATAACCTTCCATATCGGATGGAATCCAGGGCTCATAACTGCAGGTGGATTCGTTTACAAGAAGGAATGGTATTCAGAGCATAACTACCGGGTTCTGACAGGAGAGATGCTGAAATTTTTGAGAAAAATAGACTCAAGCATTCTCGCGTTAGAGAATACGATAGAGATCGATTATGCGATGAGATCGGCGATAGAAGTTTTGCTTGAAAAGACTGATCTGAGCCTGACATTTGATATCGGCCACTGGAATGTCAAGTCAAGCCATCAGATATTCATCGAGAATTTTGATAGAGTGAGAAACATACACCTGCATGACAACAACGGGGATTACGATTCCCATTTACCCCTTGGAAAGGGAAATGTCAGGTTGGATGCAATCCCTCTCGAAAGATATGACGGCTACATGACACTGGAACTCAGAGATGAAAAGGCAATACTAAAGTCAAAAGAATATCTTGAAAAGCTGGGCTATTTATTGAACACAAACAGATTCAGTAGATCCAGCCCTTCAACAAACCCATAG
- a CDS encoding cofactor-independent phosphoglycerate mutase, protein MKYLLLIPDGMADWEVKELGKKTPLEVADTPNINYLAKEGACGITKTIPDGFEPGSDIANLTILGVDVRKYYTGRGPIEALARDIFGDMVFRCNLVYVKDDTMIDYSGRRVDDHEALRIIKHLNKNRELDFIEFHAGRSYRNLMTVNGIKEEVKTTPPHDIQGKRIDPYMPKGGKLAKILADIMEWSKAVLSDLDVGPNMVWLWGGGEMPSFPKLKDRIGKTGVMISEVDLLIGIGKGLGMEAVEVEGATGYIDTNYKGLAKSAIRSLKREDFVVLHTEGIDEIGHEGDVEKKVEAITLYDEKIVGYILDHIDHEETRIMLLPDHPTPVRLKTHTAEEVPFLIYGWRRDDVRNFTEKKCRKGFYGFVEGLDLLNLFVFNK, encoded by the coding sequence ATGAAATACCTGCTTTTGATTCCAGACGGAATGGCTGACTGGGAAGTTAAAGAACTCGGAAAAAAGACACCTCTTGAGGTTGCCGACACACCCAATATTAACTATCTCGCCAAGGAAGGTGCATGCGGCATAACGAAAACGATCCCGGATGGATTTGAGCCTGGAAGTGATATTGCAAATCTAACAATTCTTGGGGTTGATGTCAGGAAATACTATACTGGCAGAGGGCCGATCGAGGCTTTAGCCAGAGATATATTCGGTGACATGGTGTTCAGATGCAATCTGGTTTATGTGAAAGATGATACGATGATCGACTACAGCGGGAGGAGGGTTGATGATCACGAAGCTCTCAGGATAATAAAGCACCTCAACAAAAACAGGGAGCTGGACTTCATAGAATTCCATGCGGGAAGGAGCTACAGAAACCTCATGACGGTCAATGGGATTAAAGAGGAGGTTAAAACCACACCACCTCACGACATTCAGGGAAAGAGGATAGATCCATACATGCCAAAAGGCGGGAAGCTGGCTAAGATTCTTGCAGACATCATGGAATGGTCTAAAGCTGTTCTGAGCGATCTGGATGTTGGGCCAAACATGGTGTGGCTCTGGGGCGGAGGAGAGATGCCGAGTTTTCCGAAGCTGAAAGATAGAATTGGCAAAACTGGTGTCATGATCTCCGAGGTGGATTTGCTCATAGGCATTGGCAAGGGACTTGGCATGGAAGCTGTTGAAGTGGAGGGAGCAACCGGCTACATCGACACGAATTATAAGGGCTTGGCAAAGTCGGCGATAAGATCTCTCAAGAGAGAAGATTTCGTTGTTCTGCACACTGAGGGCATAGATGAAATAGGTCATGAAGGGGACGTAGAAAAGAAGGTTGAAGCCATAACTCTGTACGATGAAAAAATTGTGGGCTACATACTGGACCACATCGATCATGAGGAGACGAGGATAATGCTCCTGCCAGACCATCCAACTCCAGTTAGGCTGAAAACTCATACTGCTGAAGAGGTGCCGTTCCTGATATATGGGTGGAGAAGAGATGATGTCAGGAACTTCACAGAGAAGAAATGCAGAAAAGGCTTCTATGGGTTTGTTGAAGGGCTGGATCTACTGAATCTGTTTGTGTTCAATAAATAG